The following is a genomic window from Desulfobulbaceae bacterium.
ACTGCCGCTCAGACCATGGCACTATCTTCTCTCGACTGCTTTATTATCCCCCGAGAGTGTTCCGAAGAACAGGTCTATACCATCGTTTTGAATGAGGCCATCATCCACGGTCAGCTTTCACCCATTGAAAAGGCTGTTTTTTTTCAAAAAGCATTGCAGATATGGCCACTAGAGACTGTCGCTGAGTTGTTTTTACCAGTCTTAAAGCTGCCACAACGCACCAGCACAATCAGCAAACTCCTACCGCTGGCCAACATTGAACAGCCGATCGCAGAAGCCATACATGAAGGCTCGTTTGATGAAAAAGCGGCCTGCGAACTTGCCAAATTATCCTTTAGAGACCGAATAATCCTGTTTGAAGCTATATCCAAATTGCATCTAAGTGTCAGCAATCAGCGTAAACTGATAAGCTACTGCCTGGATCTTTCACTTCGCCACAACTCATCAATCCAGTCGATTTTATCATCCAACGAAGTACAGGCAATCATCAACCATGAAGAGGCAAACACACCTCAAAAAGCAGCAAACCTCATGATCTACCTGCAGAGTTCACTTACGCCTCGGCATACAGAGGCGCAAAAAACTTTCAACACATTAAAACAGAGCCTTCGCTTGCCCAAATACGCAACCCTGACCCATGCAACAGCCTTTGAAAAAGACGACCTAACCCTCTCCATAACCTTTAAGGACAGTAAATCCCTCTTAGAGTTCTGCGACTCAAGCTTCAACACCGAAGAGTAGCTCACAAGCGCAATCTACCTAGGAGCCGTAAACAGTCTTTGTCTTGAACACTGGCAAGACAATTGCAAATATATGGGTTGCGGGTGCCAGCGTGGCGCAGTTTTCTTTTAAGACTAATTTATCTTCCAGCGGAGAGGTGGTCACCGTGTTCTTACTAAGCAACCTTTTTTCTACATCAAGCCCCCAATTATCCTTCAAAGAGTTCCAACTTAAAAAGAATCGTCTTGAGCGGCTCAGGGACTACTATCAAGATAAAATCGACTATCTGTCTAGCCCCAAGATACCACCAAGCCTGGCTGCAATGGCCTGTAGAGATGTTCCTCGAAACCGAACCAACGGCTCAAGAATATCGGGGCCTGGGCATATAAAAATATGTTTAAGATACTATAAAAAGAAATTATTTGAGACAGCAAGAGAACTGAAAAAATTTTTATAATAATCATGGAAATTACGGATAGGCGCTAAACTTATGAAGTATTTCACTTCTCTTCTGTCATCTTTTTGTGAACAGGTAAACGAATAATGAAAACAGCCCCCTTATCAGGTTCTCCCTTGGCTTCAATCTCGCCACCATGACGAGTAACAATTTTTCTACAGGTAGCAAGACCCAATCCTGTTCCTTCAAACTCCCTTCTCGAGTGCAATCGCTGCAAAGGTTTAAAAATTTGCTCCCCATGGCTCTGCTCAAAACCGATTCCGTCATCTTCGACGAAGATTTCACAGACATCATCGACGAAAAATGATGATATTTTCACCGTTGGCCCGTGCCCTGCCTTACGAAACTTTAAGGCGTTCGCGAT
Proteins encoded in this region:
- a CDS encoding ParB/RepB/Spo0J family partition protein, which encodes MMTPILRINRISLSHIDLTDNSYTLLPFDPAYDTETICTHVSKTGIILPPVLKENSTGSYCLISGRDRVTAAQTMALSSLDCFIIPRECSEEQVYTIVLNEAIIHGQLSPIEKAVFFQKALQIWPLETVAELFLPVLKLPQRTSTISKLLPLANIEQPIAEAIHEGSFDEKAACELAKLSFRDRIILFEAISKLHLSVSNQRKLISYCLDLSLRHNSSIQSILSSNEVQAIINHEEANTPQKAANLMIYLQSSLTPRHTEAQKTFNTLKQSLRLPKYATLTHATAFEKDDLTLSITFKDSKSLLEFCDSSFNTEE